The following proteins are encoded in a genomic region of Leptospira ryugenii:
- a CDS encoding catalase, producing the protein MKQASKEWKETPLPQEESIFQKYSEPFKQLQERKNAQYGKGRGLHRKQLLAIKAEFEVLKEIPKEAKFGLFEKPKKYDAILRLSNGGMDIKKDSGPDIRGFSIKVKGLSGKSALGGKTDSQDFLLINHATFSLPDFESFIQLVLALGQGVPSLFKHLISKHGFFGALKKMGDSAKTMGKPFQSFVTEPFHSAAPIQCGPYAAKVRLKPLKSPNGKSGKENWAVDVSNHLIEGPIIYDFQLQFYVDPIQTPIENPTIEWKESDTPFITVARLTIPKQTLDLEQSTDFAKSVEASTFDPWNALEQHKPLGQIMRARKFYYLQSQNTRK; encoded by the coding sequence ATGAAACAAGCTAGTAAAGAATGGAAAGAAACGCCACTTCCCCAAGAAGAGAGCATCTTTCAAAAGTATTCAGAGCCCTTCAAACAATTGCAAGAAAGGAAAAATGCACAATATGGGAAAGGCAGAGGGCTTCACCGAAAACAGTTGTTAGCCATCAAAGCTGAGTTTGAAGTCTTAAAAGAGATTCCCAAAGAAGCGAAATTTGGATTATTCGAAAAACCAAAAAAGTATGATGCAATCCTTCGTCTCTCCAATGGCGGAATGGATATCAAAAAGGATTCAGGCCCAGACATTAGGGGATTTTCCATCAAAGTAAAAGGACTTAGTGGCAAGTCTGCCTTGGGTGGAAAAACAGATTCACAGGATTTTCTTTTGATCAACCATGCTACCTTTTCTTTACCCGATTTTGAGTCCTTTATACAATTGGTTTTAGCCCTCGGACAAGGTGTTCCCAGTTTGTTCAAACATTTGATCAGCAAACACGGATTTTTCGGAGCACTCAAAAAAATGGGTGATTCAGCCAAAACGATGGGCAAACCGTTTCAAAGTTTCGTAACAGAGCCCTTCCACTCTGCTGCGCCTATCCAATGTGGACCTTATGCTGCCAAAGTACGATTGAAGCCACTTAAATCACCAAATGGAAAATCTGGAAAAGAAAATTGGGCGGTAGATGTTTCAAATCATTTGATAGAAGGTCCGATCATCTATGACTTCCAATTACAATTCTATGTGGACCCTATCCAAACACCAATCGAAAACCCTACTATAGAATGGAAAGAAAGTGATACTCCCTTTATAACAGTGGCTAGATTGACAATTCCGAAGCAAACCTTGGATTTAGAACAGAGTACAGATTTTGCAAAGTCTGTGGAAGCCTCCACCTTTGATCCATGGAATGCTTTAGAACAACACAAACCACTCGGACAAATCATGAGAGCTCGAAAATTTTACTACCTTCAAAGCCAAAATACGCGAAAGTAA
- the lsa25 gene encoding surface adhesin Lsa25 encodes MKYLIRSLTSIISPSTAVLICLVFSLVNCQERPVKQVFPGLTDEEASIVFTGILLNTGFTDNRDGTVTDNIAGLIWRKCSQGQVYRIANNDCQGIERVTATNPILNIGSDTIRWGATPLAYCSIATQACNTLNVPQVLIGSSPLVISGESEAFRSCNALNDANGAPGWRVPNPIELQRLTLGGRNAMLALFPQTQEEYYWTNLSRAEDVIGQTAATVIFEQVRFGEIEYRTKTDRYYVRCVRPR; translated from the coding sequence ATGAAATATTTAATCCGTAGTCTTACATCTATAATCTCTCCATCCACTGCCGTCTTGATATGTCTGGTATTTAGTTTGGTGAACTGCCAAGAGCGACCAGTCAAACAGGTCTTTCCTGGACTCACTGACGAAGAAGCATCCATCGTTTTTACTGGGATTCTATTGAATACTGGATTCACAGACAACCGAGATGGAACTGTAACAGACAATATAGCAGGTCTTATCTGGAGGAAATGCAGCCAAGGCCAAGTATACCGAATTGCAAACAATGATTGCCAAGGCATAGAAAGGGTAACTGCCACAAACCCTATTCTCAACATAGGTTCTGATACCATTCGGTGGGGTGCTACTCCACTTGCATATTGCAGTATTGCCACACAAGCATGCAACACACTCAACGTTCCTCAAGTTCTCATTGGGTCCTCTCCTCTTGTGATATCGGGAGAGAGCGAGGCCTTTCGTTCTTGCAATGCGTTAAACGACGCGAATGGGGCGCCTGGTTGGAGAGTTCCGAATCCTATAGAGTTACAAAGATTGACCTTAGGTGGACGGAATGCAATGTTAGCACTGTTTCCACAAACGCAAGAAGAATATTATTGGACAAACCTGTCACGAGCAGAAGATGTAATCGGTCAGACGGCAGCCACTGTCATCTTTGAACAAGTTCGTTTTGGTGAAATCGAATACCGTACAAAAACGGATCGATATTATGTACGATGTGTACGACCTAGGTGA
- a CDS encoding MORN repeat-containing protein: MSKRLIYILLYLSSLLTITYNLYPIDIYTCLSGDCEKGEGKIRYSDGSIFTGLLIEGIPNGYGEMIYANGKKVTGNWKNGTAYGRCTSLLKDGRYFEGNYVDGLPNGMGVEIFPDGVRYEGNYSDGKFDGQGILVDALGTIFISGKFQKGFLPSEYRKPRIEYSEAMIKEMINQLSPHHKPCHQIHFHHNISLNYLQESVLNEIVVVDVCGKSISHFFTLQRLEIGFMILLDPEKNVNVLNRTKKDENGQISLQKFHRVAKQ, encoded by the coding sequence ATGTCTAAAAGACTAATCTATATTCTTTTATACTTAAGTTCACTCTTAACTATAACGTACAATTTGTACCCTATAGATATCTATACGTGTCTTTCTGGAGATTGTGAAAAAGGAGAAGGAAAAATTCGATACTCTGATGGATCTATTTTTACAGGACTCTTGATTGAAGGTATTCCCAATGGATATGGCGAAATGATTTATGCCAATGGGAAAAAAGTGACAGGAAATTGGAAAAATGGAACAGCATATGGGAGGTGTACATCTTTACTAAAAGATGGAAGATATTTTGAAGGAAACTACGTAGATGGATTGCCGAACGGCATGGGAGTAGAAATTTTCCCTGATGGTGTGCGCTATGAAGGGAATTATTCAGATGGAAAATTTGATGGGCAAGGAATTTTAGTCGATGCCCTTGGCACAATATTTATATCAGGAAAATTCCAAAAGGGCTTTCTGCCTTCGGAATATAGAAAACCTCGTATCGAATATAGTGAAGCTATGATCAAAGAGATGATCAACCAACTAAGTCCCCACCATAAGCCTTGTCACCAAATTCACTTCCACCACAATATCTCTTTGAACTATTTGCAAGAATCTGTTTTGAATGAAATCGTGGTTGTGGATGTCTGTGGAAAATCTATCTCTCATTTCTTTACTCTTCAAAGATTAGAGATCGGCTTTATGATTTTACTTGATCCAGAAAAGAATGTAAATGTATTGAATAGAACCAAAAAAGATGAGAATGGGCAAATCTCACTTCAAAAATTTCATCGTGTCGCCAAGCAATAG
- the omp85 gene encoding Omp85 family outer membrane protein — protein MNTNCVSCIKILIISVCFLQIGELFSQTRAPVTNNKKLTEETPAEVESEPSLPFEINPTKRLTEFDIKRKKTGSFFTGLPLLNSDPNNGIGYGVRVFYFQNKDKKDPFFEYTPYRYRVFAQYFRTTRDAQNHLASFDAPYFLDTQWRLRADLIYERNPNFLFFGVGEETLKPLAYRENNDSTRPLIQNGSFADYMDALSYKRPGNAGQAPFVTDTKYNRYDMENPNLNFSTERSFFGGLMRLVGGARLSRQIIRTFDGRTEVAKDPLFGDRLLPDLLNTVPNSTTLLTEESQAGRIRGIQGGFVNTLRAGIVYDTRDFEPDPNRGIFMEYTHERAVKQLGSDYQFNRNTASARFFYSPFPRTFQKLVIAGRATFTQTNGEAPFYEYRNIWGTESNQVGLGGRTTLRGFKPERFIGPAMAFGNLELRWKFASVATKTSTFDFQLVPFVDFGRVWDHYSRANFKDYKYSYGLGFRIPWNQSTIIYFDYAISREDRQLFVNFQHIF, from the coding sequence ATGAATACGAACTGCGTTTCATGTATTAAAATTCTCATAATTTCAGTATGTTTTTTGCAGATTGGGGAATTGTTCTCACAAACGAGAGCTCCCGTAACAAACAATAAAAAATTGACTGAAGAAACTCCTGCAGAGGTAGAATCCGAGCCAAGCCTTCCTTTCGAGATTAATCCCACAAAACGCTTAACCGAGTTTGATATTAAACGTAAAAAGACAGGGAGTTTTTTCACTGGTCTTCCTCTATTAAATTCTGACCCGAACAATGGTATCGGCTATGGAGTCCGTGTTTTTTATTTCCAAAACAAAGACAAAAAAGATCCTTTTTTTGAGTACACTCCATACAGATACCGAGTCTTTGCACAATACTTCCGGACCACACGAGATGCTCAAAACCATTTAGCCTCCTTTGATGCTCCGTATTTTTTGGATACGCAATGGAGATTGAGAGCGGATTTAATTTATGAAAGAAATCCAAATTTTCTATTTTTTGGAGTCGGTGAGGAAACATTAAAACCTCTCGCCTACCGTGAGAATAATGATAGTACACGTCCTCTCATACAAAATGGTAGTTTCGCAGACTATATGGATGCATTGAGTTACAAACGTCCAGGCAATGCAGGTCAAGCTCCCTTTGTCACTGATACAAAGTACAATCGGTACGATATGGAGAATCCGAACTTAAACTTTTCCACAGAAAGAAGTTTCTTCGGAGGATTGATGCGTTTAGTAGGTGGAGCAAGACTCTCTCGACAAATCATCAGGACATTTGATGGAAGGACTGAAGTCGCCAAAGATCCATTATTTGGAGATCGTCTTTTACCTGATCTTCTCAATACGGTGCCGAATTCCACCACACTTTTAACCGAAGAATCACAAGCGGGCAGAATCCGTGGGATACAGGGCGGCTTTGTCAATACCTTGAGAGCGGGGATAGTATATGATACGCGTGATTTTGAACCAGACCCCAACCGCGGTATCTTTATGGAATACACACATGAACGAGCGGTAAAGCAACTTGGTTCTGATTACCAATTCAACCGAAATACCGCATCAGCTCGTTTCTTCTACAGCCCATTCCCTCGGACTTTCCAAAAGTTAGTGATTGCTGGCCGAGCAACATTCACCCAAACGAATGGAGAAGCTCCTTTTTACGAATACCGTAACATTTGGGGTACGGAAAGTAACCAAGTAGGACTTGGTGGGCGAACCACCTTACGAGGGTTTAAACCTGAAAGATTTATTGGCCCCGCAATGGCATTCGGAAATTTGGAACTGCGTTGGAAATTTGCATCTGTTGCTACCAAAACTTCCACATTTGATTTTCAACTTGTTCCTTTCGTGGACTTTGGTAGGGTTTGGGACCATTATAGTCGAGCTAATTTTAAAGATTATAAGTACTCTTATGGTCTCGGATTCCGTATCCCTTGGAATCAATCTACAATCATTTACTTCGATTATGCGATCTCAAGAGAAGACAGACAACTCTTTGTGAACTTTCAGCATATTTTTTGA
- a CDS encoding alpha/beta hydrolase, with protein sequence MLRYWKWLFVLLILSLVGFIPWYFSSLVLYPGVKCNPEHHVFCTDPSELGLSFETVFVPTADGLQTESWYIPGTKADRAIIFVHGHGGSKNEGLRFAKALHEAGYSLLALSLRRNSGSFASMGYYEPDDVKRAVTYLLEEKKVKEVALFGFSMGAASSILAMEKDPRVKAGLFSSGYASAMDVMVESAKRDFGVPYYPLIPMVRMLLNMRGNMQIETVLPEEKIANISPRPIAIFHCDKDHYVDVSHANRLIAKAKQPLEVWIAKCDRHELIWNQNRVEAEKRSVDFFRKYF encoded by the coding sequence ATGCTTCGTTATTGGAAATGGCTTTTTGTCCTTCTTATCCTTTCACTGGTCGGCTTTATCCCTTGGTATTTTTCCTCTCTTGTGCTCTATCCAGGAGTGAAATGCAATCCAGAACACCATGTGTTTTGCACGGATCCATCCGAACTCGGCCTTAGTTTTGAAACAGTCTTTGTCCCAACAGCAGATGGTCTACAAACGGAAAGTTGGTACATACCAGGAACAAAGGCAGACCGGGCCATTATCTTTGTACATGGACATGGAGGCTCAAAGAATGAAGGACTTCGATTCGCAAAAGCTCTCCATGAGGCAGGCTATTCATTGCTTGCTTTAAGTTTAAGGAGAAATTCTGGTTCCTTTGCCAGTATGGGATACTATGAACCCGATGATGTGAAGAGAGCTGTAACTTATTTATTAGAAGAAAAGAAAGTTAAAGAAGTTGCTCTCTTTGGTTTCTCCATGGGGGCAGCTAGCAGTATTTTGGCGATGGAAAAAGATCCGAGAGTAAAAGCCGGATTGTTCAGTAGCGGTTATGCCTCAGCGATGGATGTGATGGTGGAATCTGCAAAAAGAGATTTCGGAGTTCCGTATTACCCTTTGATTCCGATGGTTAGGATGCTTCTTAACATGCGCGGAAATATGCAAATCGAAACAGTATTGCCAGAGGAAAAAATAGCAAACATTTCACCTAGACCCATAGCCATCTTTCATTGTGATAAAGACCACTATGTCGACGTAAGCCATGCAAATCGTTTGATTGCAAAAGCAAAACAACCTCTAGAAGTTTGGATTGCAAAATGTGACCGTCATGAATTGATTTGGAATCAAAATCGAGTGGAAGCAGAAAAGAGAAGTGTCGATTTTTTTAGAAAGTATTTCTGA
- a CDS encoding serine hydrolase domain-containing protein produces the protein MNKEIEIQGICHPKFRKVREVFFDNFRTEGEVGAALCIYQDQQKVVDLWAGKQNLSPKTEWQENTTVPIFSVTKGLTSLCFLMLADREVFRYEDLVQKHWAEFSANGKETITIQQLLEHKAGLHALEKKLHISDFWENPEVVYQALIRQKPAWKPGEKQGYGAQIWGAYAAELFQKIQGESAGVFFAREVANKLGLNLYIGLPDSEKKNVALLYPVSNLMRILKLFPNILTGKGSEGRAAWDLLFGRSEVKKAYMNPSMGLAGIKAFNDAVLHKQELLWANAIGDARSLAKLFQILALGGGKQKEKLVSKQWIQRLSKKQLLNYDLVIHKPMAWRYGFLKEELDTFSPNPETFGHAGMGGSLVFADPKERLSFGYVCNALDHRTRAPKTLKLCRALYSSIGQRT, from the coding sequence ATGAATAAAGAGATAGAAATCCAAGGCATCTGCCATCCGAAGTTCCGAAAAGTCAGGGAAGTCTTCTTCGATAATTTTCGAACGGAAGGAGAGGTAGGAGCAGCTCTTTGTATCTACCAAGACCAACAAAAGGTAGTCGATCTTTGGGCAGGCAAACAAAACCTCTCCCCAAAAACGGAATGGCAGGAGAATACCACTGTTCCGATTTTTTCAGTCACAAAGGGTCTTACTTCCCTCTGTTTTCTCATGCTTGCTGATCGAGAAGTTTTTCGTTACGAAGACCTTGTGCAGAAACATTGGGCGGAATTTTCAGCGAATGGAAAAGAAACTATCACCATACAACAGTTATTGGAACATAAGGCTGGATTGCACGCCCTAGAAAAAAAATTACATATCTCTGACTTTTGGGAAAATCCAGAAGTTGTATACCAAGCTTTAATCAGACAAAAACCAGCTTGGAAACCTGGTGAGAAACAAGGGTATGGTGCACAAATTTGGGGTGCCTATGCAGCCGAACTCTTCCAAAAGATTCAGGGAGAAAGTGCTGGCGTTTTTTTTGCAAGGGAAGTTGCCAACAAACTAGGATTAAATCTTTATATTGGTTTGCCAGATTCTGAAAAAAAGAATGTGGCCTTATTGTATCCAGTTTCCAATCTTATGAGAATCTTAAAACTTTTTCCCAACATCCTGACAGGAAAGGGTTCGGAAGGAAGAGCGGCATGGGACCTTTTGTTCGGAAGGAGCGAAGTAAAGAAAGCATACATGAATCCATCTATGGGTTTGGCAGGGATCAAAGCCTTTAACGATGCGGTATTACATAAACAAGAACTACTCTGGGCAAACGCAATCGGAGATGCCCGTAGCCTTGCTAAGCTATTTCAGATTTTGGCTTTGGGCGGGGGAAAACAGAAAGAGAAGTTAGTCTCTAAGCAATGGATACAGCGACTTTCCAAAAAGCAATTGTTAAACTATGATTTGGTCATTCACAAACCGATGGCTTGGCGATATGGATTTCTAAAAGAAGAGTTGGACACATTTTCCCCCAATCCAGAGACCTTTGGACATGCCGGCATGGGAGGTAGCCTAGTTTTTGCTGATCCCAAAGAACGGCTTTCTTTTGGATATGTCTGCAATGCCTTAGATCATAGAACTAGAGCACCCAAAACTCTAAAGTTGTGCCGAGCTCTCTATTCTTCAATAGGCCAAAGAACATAA
- a CDS encoding TolC family protein translates to MYSFLRLVFLVSVIGGIFSLQSESIDFYELPKVVGEKSYLLKLKEIEIQKKKIDIETRNLRYLPTANIDYGSFFEKLPTEGFDRKGYLSSLNLEWNFAEQGNVFLTNLILELEYERLLLEYRALYQKELFDQAFQYAETLKLLAFYDYDSSNEVDAEKQLQTIQKLYKQGIESYLVTQNSKVDYFFYKYNSTKSKLDQQKSQSTLRRKFLLKNVTLKEIPEREFLPLNIDETMAQYERNLAELNFDIVLSLNQVKILEIEKQVRFNDLWVPNFFVNVYNNTSRQTIYGIGGSFQNPEYLYNYSRNDFSLYASNPDYITNSGANFGFKFPLFNRWLSKNEYDKAKIDIKLAKSESEFLKENTALFLYELIQQHNNLVELYTIAKESKKIAEENYQIMERAYKTGSASIVELQTVDRRQREVLRSAIQNRYDLIQLRLQIGLLLGDTMKFLK, encoded by the coding sequence ATGTATTCTTTTCTCAGACTTGTATTCTTGGTTTCGGTTATTGGAGGAATATTCTCCTTACAATCAGAATCCATAGATTTTTATGAGCTACCAAAAGTTGTAGGGGAAAAGTCATATCTTTTAAAATTAAAAGAAATAGAAATCCAAAAGAAAAAAATTGATATTGAAACAAGAAATCTAAGGTATCTTCCTACTGCAAATATTGACTATGGATCTTTTTTTGAAAAGTTACCAACCGAAGGTTTTGATCGAAAAGGATACTTATCTTCGCTAAATCTCGAATGGAATTTTGCAGAGCAAGGCAATGTATTTCTAACAAATCTCATATTAGAGTTGGAGTATGAAAGACTCCTCTTGGAATATAGAGCTCTATACCAAAAAGAACTATTTGACCAGGCCTTCCAATATGCTGAGACTTTGAAACTATTGGCTTTTTATGACTATGATTCTTCCAATGAGGTTGATGCAGAAAAACAACTCCAAACTATACAAAAATTATACAAACAAGGTATCGAGTCTTATCTTGTAACTCAAAACTCAAAGGTTGACTATTTTTTCTATAAATACAATTCCACTAAATCAAAGTTAGACCAACAAAAAAGTCAATCCACCTTACGAAGAAAGTTTTTATTAAAGAATGTCACTTTAAAAGAAATCCCTGAGAGAGAGTTTTTACCTTTAAATATCGATGAAACAATGGCACAATATGAAAGAAATTTGGCTGAGCTTAACTTCGATATTGTACTTTCACTCAACCAAGTAAAAATTTTAGAAATTGAAAAACAAGTTAGATTCAATGATTTGTGGGTTCCAAATTTCTTTGTGAACGTATATAACAATACATCTCGGCAAACTATTTATGGAATCGGAGGAAGCTTTCAGAATCCAGAATATCTATACAATTATTCGCGAAATGACTTTTCTCTATACGCTTCTAATCCTGATTATATAACCAACTCAGGTGCCAATTTTGGATTTAAGTTTCCTCTCTTCAATCGGTGGCTTTCCAAAAATGAGTATGATAAGGCAAAAATCGACATTAAATTAGCAAAATCTGAGTCCGAGTTTCTCAAAGAGAATACAGCACTATTCTTGTATGAATTGATCCAGCAACACAACAACTTAGTCGAATTGTATACAATAGCCAAAGAGAGCAAAAAGATTGCAGAAGAAAATTATCAAATTATGGAGAGAGCGTATAAAACTGGTTCTGCCTCAATCGTTGAATTGCAAACTGTAGATCGTCGCCAAAGAGAAGTATTGCGAAGCGCAATTCAAAATAGATATGATTTAATACAATTACGCTTACAGATAGGCCTATTGCTTGGCGACACGATGAAATTTTTGAAGTGA
- a CDS encoding NAD(P)/FAD-dependent oxidoreductase yields MRKEIQIRVSPEVAGQEEELRRYLLKELSLGPDALTGIEVIHRSIDARQRKILVQLSLRLFIDEPFTPNLLQTPSTKSVSAKKPVHIIGFGPAGLFAALQLIQNNRKPIVWERGKDVKARVEDLRGINVHQKVNPDSNYCFGEGGAGTYSDGKLYTRSTKRGNVKKILESLVQFGANPNILVDAHPHIGTNKLPQIIKNMREYILACGGEIHFEQRVTDFEIRNQSLRSFTVSNGMKIEADECILATGHSARDIFEILKNKNIKIELKPLAIGVRVEHPQALIDQIQYKCDTRSPYLPPAPYSLVKQIQDRGVYSFCMCPGGVIAPCATADEEVVTNGWSSSARGRPTANSGIVVELNVGDFKDFSSYGELASMYFQKSIETKAWIAGGKTQRVPAQRLEDFIQNKISASLPKTSYTPGIVSFPLKEIFPKIIYESLVNGFKQFETSMKGYLTNDAIVHAPETRTSSPIRIPRDPQTCSHVEVQGLYPCGEGAGYAGGIVSAALDGMKVANAISGIYV; encoded by the coding sequence ATGAGGAAAGAGATTCAGATTCGAGTGAGCCCGGAAGTAGCAGGCCAGGAAGAAGAGCTGCGCCGGTATCTCCTGAAAGAACTTTCACTCGGTCCCGATGCACTGACTGGGATCGAAGTCATCCATAGATCCATTGATGCCAGACAAAGAAAAATTTTGGTCCAGCTGAGCCTTCGGCTTTTTATAGATGAGCCATTTACACCAAATTTACTCCAGACTCCAAGCACCAAATCTGTATCTGCTAAAAAGCCTGTGCACATTATAGGTTTTGGTCCTGCGGGACTTTTTGCTGCTCTCCAATTGATCCAAAATAATAGAAAGCCCATTGTATGGGAAAGAGGAAAGGACGTCAAAGCACGAGTGGAGGATCTTCGAGGAATCAATGTACACCAAAAAGTAAACCCAGATTCCAATTACTGCTTTGGCGAGGGCGGAGCTGGCACCTATTCTGATGGGAAACTGTATACAAGGTCTACGAAGAGAGGAAATGTAAAAAAGATATTGGAATCACTCGTTCAGTTTGGTGCCAATCCGAACATTTTGGTCGATGCACATCCTCACATAGGTACCAATAAACTTCCTCAAATCATTAAAAACATGAGAGAGTATATACTCGCTTGCGGTGGAGAGATACATTTCGAACAAAGGGTCACTGATTTCGAAATCAGAAATCAGAGCCTTCGCTCGTTTACTGTAAGTAACGGGATGAAAATAGAAGCCGATGAATGTATTCTAGCAACCGGACACTCTGCACGAGATATTTTTGAAATTTTAAAAAATAAGAACATTAAGATAGAATTGAAACCCTTAGCTATCGGTGTTAGAGTAGAACACCCACAAGCTTTGATCGATCAAATACAATATAAATGCGACACCCGCAGCCCATATCTTCCTCCTGCTCCCTATAGTCTTGTCAAACAAATACAAGATAGAGGCGTATACTCATTCTGTATGTGCCCAGGTGGAGTGATCGCTCCCTGTGCGACTGCCGATGAAGAGGTCGTTACCAATGGTTGGTCTTCTTCTGCTCGAGGTAGGCCTACAGCGAATTCAGGTATCGTCGTAGAACTGAATGTAGGTGATTTTAAAGATTTCTCAAGCTATGGTGAACTTGCGTCTATGTACTTCCAAAAATCGATTGAAACTAAAGCATGGATTGCTGGTGGCAAAACCCAAAGGGTCCCTGCCCAACGATTGGAGGATTTTATTCAAAATAAAATTTCTGCTTCTTTGCCAAAAACATCTTATACTCCAGGGATAGTCTCCTTCCCTCTCAAGGAAATATTTCCGAAAATCATCTACGAATCTTTGGTGAATGGGTTCAAACAATTTGAGACATCCATGAAAGGTTATCTCACCAATGATGCGATTGTTCATGCGCCAGAAACAAGAACCTCCTCGCCTATTCGAATCCCAAGAGATCCGCAAACCTGTTCGCATGTTGAGGTCCAGGGACTTTATCCCTGTGGTGAGGGTGCAGGATATGCAGGAGGGATTGTCTCTGCAGCTCTCGATGGGATGAAAGTTGCCAATGCAATTTCAGGTATTTATGTCTAA
- a CDS encoding lysophospholipid acyltransferase family protein — protein MLPKHPFKRVVYRASTSLFSTFAAVILSIYQSTLTFYVEGENHLRILRAKKENHILAIWHTFVDAVVFCLHHRDLCIYSDHPRTEEYENSTTHYFREIGLKTLKALGFDVLDASLGKQSAGIMNFIKKIQAGVPALVAPDGPHGPIYEAKPGVLYMAAKANSCIVPVGVGFSRRIVSSNWDDLSFPLPFSRVALVIGEPIYPSTDLSEESLAKQALQLEQRLDELCFRANEILYGPKSKEVSQEVASP, from the coding sequence ATGCTGCCAAAACATCCTTTCAAACGAGTCGTCTACCGAGCGAGCACGAGCCTGTTTTCAACGTTCGCAGCTGTCATTTTAAGTATATACCAATCAACTCTTACGTTCTATGTAGAGGGAGAGAATCACCTTCGGATCCTCCGCGCAAAAAAAGAAAACCACATCCTTGCGATCTGGCATACATTTGTAGATGCGGTTGTTTTCTGTTTGCACCATAGAGACCTTTGCATCTATTCGGACCATCCCAGAACGGAAGAATACGAAAACAGTACCACTCATTACTTTCGAGAGATCGGTTTAAAAACATTGAAGGCCCTGGGATTCGATGTTTTAGATGCCTCTCTCGGGAAACAATCCGCAGGTATCATGAATTTTATCAAAAAGATCCAAGCAGGGGTACCGGCACTTGTGGCTCCAGATGGACCGCATGGACCCATTTATGAAGCAAAGCCTGGTGTACTCTATATGGCAGCAAAAGCAAACAGTTGTATTGTGCCAGTTGGTGTGGGTTTTTCTAGGAGGATCGTGAGTTCCAATTGGGATGACCTTAGTTTTCCCTTACCTTTCTCGAGGGTTGCCTTAGTCATTGGAGAACCAATCTATCCTAGTACTGATTTAAGTGAAGAATCTTTAGCAAAACAAGCTCTACAACTTGAACAGAGATTAGACGAACTATGCTTTCGTGCCAATGAAATCTTATATGGTCCAAAATCTAAAGAGGTTTCACAAGAAGTAGCGTCACCATAA